From Halomicrobium salinisoli, the proteins below share one genomic window:
- a CDS encoding endonuclease III domain-containing protein yields the protein MSEDPEPARNISGGAAGGGSAAEFDPETAGTRAERVVDRLGELYWQKTYGGRDAFECLVRTVLSQNTSDKASQPAHDALMERYAPENGVDDGDDGDGGLAAALAAADQEELAETIRPAGLYNQKSETLIALSERVLEEYGSAAAFDEFVREEAPETVRAALLDMNGVGPKTADCVLLFAGGRGGVFPVDTHVHRIARRLGVAPADADHEGVRAALEEDVPAEKCGFGHTAMIQFGREYCKARKPACLDDPEACPMADLCDQVGVVPETGEVVDPAEAVE from the coding sequence ATGAGCGAGGATCCGGAACCGGCCCGCAACATCAGCGGCGGAGCGGCCGGCGGGGGGAGCGCCGCCGAGTTCGACCCGGAGACCGCCGGCACCCGCGCCGAGCGGGTCGTCGACCGGCTGGGCGAACTGTACTGGCAGAAGACCTACGGCGGTCGCGACGCCTTCGAGTGCCTGGTCCGGACCGTCCTGAGCCAGAACACCTCCGACAAGGCGAGCCAGCCCGCCCACGACGCGCTGATGGAGCGGTACGCGCCCGAGAACGGGGTCGACGACGGAGACGACGGCGACGGCGGTCTCGCCGCTGCCCTCGCCGCGGCCGACCAGGAGGAGCTGGCCGAGACGATCCGGCCGGCCGGGCTGTACAACCAGAAGTCCGAGACGCTGATCGCGCTCTCGGAGCGGGTGCTCGAGGAGTACGGCTCCGCGGCGGCGTTCGACGAGTTCGTCCGCGAGGAGGCCCCGGAGACCGTCCGGGCGGCGCTGCTGGACATGAACGGCGTCGGCCCGAAGACCGCCGACTGCGTCCTGCTGTTCGCGGGCGGCCGCGGGGGCGTCTTCCCCGTCGACACCCACGTCCACCGGATCGCCCGACGGCTGGGCGTCGCGCCCGCCGACGCCGACCACGAGGGCGTCCGCGCCGCGCTGGAGGAGGACGTGCCCGCCGAGAAGTGCGGCTTCGGTCACACCGCTATGATCCAGTTCGGCCGGGAGTACTGCAAAGCGCGCAAACCCGCCTGTCTCGACGACCCGGAGGCCTGTCCGATGGCCGACCTCTGCGACCAGGTCGGTGTCGTCCCCGAGACCGGCGAGGTCGTCGACCCCGCCGAGGCCGTCGAGTAG
- a CDS encoding DUF371 domain-containing protein — protein MEEVVRARGHEHVSAEHASTLEVTGDDYLTPAGDCILAIEADRVPADFDPEFVAACQDPEATITATVEAGGERATVTGRGDPDLTFESERSHVCRTSDYVDDRTVMVGADAAAGDLDRDLVAALADGAEATFTLAVER, from the coding sequence ATGGAAGAAGTCGTCCGCGCGCGCGGCCACGAACACGTCAGCGCCGAGCACGCGAGCACGCTCGAGGTGACCGGAGACGACTACCTGACGCCGGCCGGGGACTGCATCCTCGCGATCGAGGCCGACCGCGTCCCCGCCGACTTCGACCCGGAGTTCGTCGCGGCCTGTCAGGATCCGGAAGCGACGATCACCGCCACGGTCGAGGCCGGCGGCGAGCGCGCGACCGTGACGGGTCGGGGCGACCCCGACCTGACCTTCGAGAGCGAGCGCAGCCACGTCTGCCGGACCAGCGACTACGTCGACGACCGCACCGTCATGGTCGGGGCCGACGCCGCGGCCGGGGACCTCGACCGGGACCTCGTGGCCGCGCTGGCCGACGGCGCCGAGGCCACGTTCACGCTCGCCGTCGAGCGATAG
- a CDS encoding GNAT family N-acetyltransferase, giving the protein MDVRPAEHADRPAIRDVARRSLQASYSLEPRAITTAIEEWYDEDRLAQTLEDDGRFLLVAEWDGQVVAFTESTLTGDDVGTILWIHVDPAHRGRGIGTDLFEATREYLAERGATRLQGRVLADNAVGNAFYHEQGFEEAGQQEVDIAGRTYVENRYVESDSGREAVSVDDRTVYVDHDVTEQGSVAPFKVVYADDDAERKFGFYCSNCQTVANAMDAMGRIECDGCGNARKPTRWDASYL; this is encoded by the coding sequence ATGGACGTCAGACCAGCCGAACACGCCGATCGACCCGCGATCAGGGACGTGGCGCGACGCTCGCTACAGGCCTCCTACTCCCTCGAGCCCCGGGCGATCACCACCGCTATCGAGGAGTGGTACGACGAAGACCGGCTGGCGCAGACGCTGGAGGACGACGGTCGCTTCCTGCTCGTCGCTGAGTGGGACGGCCAGGTCGTCGCGTTCACGGAGAGCACCCTGACCGGCGACGACGTCGGGACCATCCTCTGGATCCACGTCGATCCCGCCCACCGCGGCCGCGGCATCGGGACCGACCTCTTCGAGGCGACCCGCGAGTACCTCGCCGAACGCGGGGCCACGCGGCTCCAGGGCCGGGTCCTGGCCGACAACGCGGTCGGGAACGCTTTCTACCACGAACAGGGGTTCGAGGAGGCCGGCCAGCAGGAGGTCGACATCGCCGGCCGCACCTACGTCGAGAACCGCTACGTCGAGAGCGACTCCGGCCGCGAAGCCGTCTCCGTCGACGACCGAACCGTCTACGTCGACCACGACGTCACCGAGCAAGGCTCCGTCGCCCCGTTCAAGGTAGTCTACGCCGACGACGACGCCGAGCGGAAGTTCGGCTTCTACTGCTCGAACTGCCAGACCGTCGCCAACGCCATGGACGCCATGGGCCGCATCGAGTGCGACGGCTGTGGCAACGCCCGCAAGCCCACGCGCTGGGACGCGTCCTACCTCTGA
- a CDS encoding HD domain-containing protein has protein sequence MGVEIRESPVSDEEFEAMREFVHDYLAASVENEDEGGRMRWYPWHSAEYRFNHILNVVELGETIAEEEGANVDVTRVAALFHDIAKLEAEQDVHAEAGATIAREYLEAHGDYPESFVRQVHQAVSDHSYQGDLSDLPLETRCLIEADILDKVGANGTALMLLRMGYEARSHMDAADMVGRVIERGEDARERIVTDAAHSIAHRRLKRVRWFREWLEEEVAEVDTGTDLDDPPAGP, from the coding sequence GTGGGCGTCGAGATCCGTGAGTCGCCGGTCTCGGACGAGGAGTTCGAGGCCATGCGGGAGTTCGTCCACGACTACCTCGCGGCCAGCGTCGAGAACGAGGACGAGGGCGGTCGGATGCGGTGGTACCCCTGGCACTCCGCGGAGTACCGGTTCAACCACATCCTGAACGTCGTCGAACTCGGTGAGACGATCGCCGAGGAGGAGGGCGCCAACGTGGACGTCACCAGGGTCGCGGCCCTCTTCCACGACATCGCCAAGCTCGAGGCCGAACAGGACGTCCACGCCGAGGCGGGGGCGACCATCGCCCGCGAGTACCTCGAGGCGCACGGCGACTACCCGGAGTCGTTCGTCCGGCAGGTCCACCAGGCCGTCAGCGACCACTCCTACCAGGGGGACCTCAGTGACCTCCCCCTGGAGACCCGGTGTCTCATCGAGGCGGACATCCTCGACAAGGTCGGCGCGAACGGGACCGCCCTGATGCTCCTGCGGATGGGCTACGAGGCCCGCTCGCACATGGACGCCGCCGACATGGTCGGTCGCGTGATCGAACGGGGCGAGGACGCGCGCGAGCGGATCGTCACCGACGCCGCGCACTCTATCGCTCACCGCCGCCTCAAACGCGTCCGCTGGTTCAGGGAGTGGCTCGAGGAGGAGGTCGCCGAGGTGGACACCGGCACCGACCTCGACGACCCGCCCGCCGGTCCCTAG
- a CDS encoding hydrolase, with product MSLSWRGAAVDPGDGIPTAAEWQPVELPGRPDAFAGADAVAYRTEFADPREPGEDHVALELDGVYAHARVWCNGEQVAEHDAYFEPLRVDLPVEDDNEVVVECRRPEDRFGGVHDTDAVPEAAAVPGIWWTANLETYPDPYVESLTAAPRVDGGDEASVDVSATVVTDEPLDDRLTLSLRPEGDARGGGMMNRASVETDPGRATVTGRLDVRDPSLWWPHDLGDQPRYVVRAKLDDAVRTTVTGLRSVEWSDGLAINGQRVPARGVNLADGTPADVERAVEANANLVRAHAHVLSPAVYEACDEAGVLVWQDLPLTGPGEFDADRGTDLAERLERTRRRHPSLATVSVHDDPVPAYAEGLGSGLVDRLRFRWRAWRASYDDGAAESVADAVSEVPTVPVVGRPGIEPDAATLYPGWEFGDVGDLEWIRDRYGLGEVVAEFGAGAPAGDGAAGEAASDGEPRAARADGGVDGAQSTQATVVGRTAEALRRRDADALAAYALRDVGASEMGLLGPDGTEKPAFERLRRAYEPVQAVLADPTPGESDLVVLHDRPTGSTVTVEWDVDGDREQTEAAVDAYGRATVSTLSLSAGDDVTLAVAVDDEVARNGYVI from the coding sequence ATGTCGCTTTCGTGGCGGGGAGCGGCGGTCGACCCGGGAGACGGGATCCCGACGGCCGCCGAGTGGCAGCCCGTGGAACTGCCGGGGCGACCGGACGCGTTCGCCGGCGCGGACGCGGTCGCCTACCGGACCGAGTTCGCCGATCCGCGCGAGCCCGGGGAGGACCACGTCGCGCTCGAGCTCGACGGCGTGTACGCTCACGCGCGCGTGTGGTGCAACGGCGAGCAGGTCGCCGAGCACGACGCCTACTTCGAGCCGCTCCGCGTGGACCTCCCCGTCGAGGACGACAACGAGGTGGTCGTCGAGTGTCGCCGCCCGGAGGACCGCTTCGGCGGCGTCCACGACACCGACGCGGTCCCCGAGGCGGCCGCCGTGCCCGGGATCTGGTGGACCGCGAATCTCGAGACGTATCCGGATCCGTACGTCGAGTCGCTGACGGCGGCCCCGCGCGTCGACGGCGGGGACGAGGCGTCCGTCGACGTGTCGGCGACCGTCGTCACCGACGAGCCGCTGGACGACCGGCTCACCCTCTCGCTCCGGCCGGAGGGCGACGCCCGCGGCGGCGGGATGATGAACCGCGCGAGCGTGGAGACGGACCCCGGACGCGCCACCGTCACCGGCCGACTCGACGTCCGGGACCCCTCGCTGTGGTGGCCCCACGACCTGGGCGACCAGCCGCGGTACGTCGTCCGGGCCAAGCTCGACGACGCCGTGCGGACGACCGTGACGGGCCTGCGATCGGTCGAGTGGTCGGACGGGCTCGCGATCAACGGCCAGCGCGTCCCCGCCCGCGGCGTGAACCTCGCTGACGGGACCCCGGCGGACGTCGAACGCGCAGTCGAGGCCAACGCGAACCTCGTTCGGGCGCACGCACACGTCCTCTCGCCGGCCGTCTACGAGGCCTGCGACGAGGCCGGCGTGCTCGTCTGGCAGGACCTGCCCCTGACCGGCCCCGGCGAGTTCGACGCCGACCGTGGCACGGACCTCGCCGAGCGCCTGGAGCGGACGCGGCGGCGCCACCCCAGCCTGGCGACCGTATCGGTCCACGACGACCCCGTGCCGGCCTACGCGGAGGGGCTGGGGTCGGGCCTGGTCGACCGACTGCGCTTCCGGTGGCGCGCCTGGCGGGCCAGCTACGACGACGGGGCTGCCGAGTCGGTGGCCGACGCCGTGAGCGAGGTGCCCACCGTCCCCGTCGTCGGCCGACCGGGCATCGAGCCCGACGCCGCGACGCTGTACCCCGGCTGGGAGTTCGGTGACGTCGGCGACCTCGAGTGGATCCGCGACCGCTACGGGCTGGGCGAGGTCGTCGCCGAGTTCGGCGCGGGCGCGCCGGCCGGCGACGGCGCGGCCGGTGAGGCGGCCTCCGACGGGGAACCCCGCGCGGCGCGCGCCGACGGTGGGGTCGACGGGGCGCAGTCCACCCAGGCGACCGTCGTCGGTCGGACGGCAGAGGCGCTGCGCCGTCGCGACGCCGACGCGCTCGCGGCGTACGCCCTCCGAGACGTCGGAGCCTCGGAGATGGGACTCCTCGGTCCCGACGGGACGGAAAAGCCCGCCTTCGAGCGCCTCCGGCGGGCCTACGAACCGGTCCAGGCGGTGCTGGCCGATCCCACGCCCGGCGAGAGCGACCTCGTGGTGCTCCACGACCGACCCACCGGATCGACGGTGACCGTCGAGTGGGACGTCGACGGCGACCGGGAACAGACCGAGGCGGCCGTCGACGCGTACGGCCGAGCGACGGTGTCGACGCTGTCGCTGTCGGCCGGTGACGACGTGACCCTCGCCGTGGCCGTCGACGACGAGGTCGCCCGCAACGGCTACGTTATTTAA
- a CDS encoding coiled-coil protein: MADSIDESKNVELTEEDLENKSKGELIKLAGQLRDRRNELNQLASERASDRDDLNAKTREKVDEAQEHREQRDELNEQVQEHKESRNELNAKANELFDKVDKLKNDLELDEGKSIEELEDEIEDLEFKQQTEVLSSEDERELIEKIETKREKLAEKKEKLDQTDDLEDLKEEAEEVRSEASQHHQKVTELADEAQKHHNQMIEAYREADEIRDEADEMHEKFVEAQEAADRHHEDFVRVQKRLRELDKKEEAEERSQREEEQEAAREEAEEIYQKFKEGETLDTEDLMKLQKAGKL; encoded by the coding sequence ATGGCAGACTCGATAGACGAATCAAAGAACGTAGAACTCACCGAAGAGGACCTCGAAAACAAGTCGAAGGGCGAGCTCATCAAGCTCGCCGGGCAGCTCCGCGACCGCCGGAACGAGCTCAACCAGCTCGCCTCCGAGCGCGCCTCGGACCGCGACGACCTGAACGCCAAGACACGCGAGAAGGTCGACGAGGCCCAGGAACACCGAGAGCAGCGCGACGAGCTCAACGAGCAGGTCCAGGAACACAAGGAGAGCCGCAACGAGCTCAACGCGAAGGCCAACGAGCTGTTCGACAAGGTCGACAAGCTCAAGAACGACCTCGAACTCGACGAGGGCAAGTCCATCGAGGAGCTCGAGGACGAGATCGAAGACCTCGAGTTCAAGCAGCAGACCGAGGTCCTCTCCAGCGAGGACGAGCGAGAGCTCATCGAGAAGATCGAGACCAAGCGCGAGAAGCTCGCCGAGAAGAAGGAGAAGCTCGATCAGACCGACGACCTCGAGGACCTCAAGGAGGAGGCCGAGGAAGTCCGTAGCGAGGCCAGCCAGCACCACCAGAAGGTGACCGAGCTGGCGGACGAGGCCCAGAAGCACCACAACCAGATGATCGAGGCCTATCGCGAGGCCGACGAGATCCGCGACGAGGCCGACGAGATGCACGAGAAGTTCGTGGAGGCCCAGGAGGCCGCCGACCGCCACCACGAGGACTTCGTCCGCGTCCAGAAGCGCCTGCGCGAACTCGACAAGAAGGAGGAGGCCGAGGAGCGGTCCCAGCGCGAGGAAGAGCAGGAGGCCGCCCGCGAGGAGGCCGAGGAGATCTACCAGAAGTTCAAGGAAGGCGAAACCCTCGACACCGAGGACCTGATGAAGCTGCAGAAGGCCGGCAAGCTGTAA
- a CDS encoding LysE family translocator has translation MGLVATITGGVVFGLALAAPPGPMNAVIAEESALRGWADGFRAGLGAMVADACFLVLALLGAVAVVERTPALRTAMVAVGGLLMLYFAADAARAAGTFVGDGVEPTGESKGFRKAFVLAITNPYQIIFWLTVGVGLLEPGRLDVLAPLPAVGDRVAGAFVVETGSPALLGGLFGGIGLWIVGFPATIAVARRRVEGAAQVIAWLSAAVLAAFGLLFLWDALPV, from the coding sequence ATGGGACTGGTCGCGACGATAACGGGCGGTGTCGTCTTCGGACTGGCGCTCGCGGCCCCGCCGGGGCCGATGAACGCCGTCATCGCCGAGGAGAGCGCGCTCCGCGGCTGGGCCGACGGGTTCCGCGCCGGGCTGGGCGCGATGGTCGCCGACGCCTGCTTTCTGGTGCTGGCGCTGCTGGGCGCCGTCGCGGTCGTCGAGCGGACGCCCGCGCTGCGGACGGCGATGGTCGCGGTCGGCGGGCTGCTCATGCTGTACTTCGCCGCCGACGCGGCCCGCGCCGCGGGGACGTTCGTCGGCGACGGCGTCGAACCGACCGGCGAGTCGAAGGGCTTCAGGAAGGCGTTCGTCCTGGCCATCACGAACCCCTACCAGATCATCTTCTGGCTGACCGTTGGCGTCGGCCTGCTGGAACCCGGCCGGCTCGACGTGCTGGCGCCGCTGCCGGCCGTCGGCGACCGGGTCGCCGGCGCGTTCGTCGTCGAGACGGGGAGCCCGGCGCTGCTGGGCGGCCTCTTCGGCGGCATCGGGCTCTGGATCGTCGGGTTCCCGGCGACGATCGCGGTCGCCAGGCGTCGCGTCGAGGGGGCCGCACAGGTGATCGCGTGGCTCTCCGCGGCCGTCCTCGCGGCCTTCGGTCTCCTCTTCCTGTGGGACGCGCTCCCGGTCTAG
- a CDS encoding metal-dependent transcriptional regulator: MNTADQYLKAIYLVQEQEDGPASTGDVADMLEVSPASANEMIGKLEEEELLNHEKYKGVDLTDEGIRRAREALQNYCIIERFLLEVLEVEEFREEAKQLEGVIDETVAERLDTIIDREPQCPDCFDAEGDVCGLLEPELEASD; this comes from the coding sequence ATGAACACGGCAGACCAATATCTCAAGGCGATCTATCTGGTGCAGGAACAGGAGGACGGCCCCGCCTCGACCGGCGACGTGGCGGACATGCTCGAGGTCAGTCCGGCCAGCGCCAACGAGATGATCGGTAAGCTCGAAGAGGAGGAACTGCTCAACCACGAGAAGTACAAGGGCGTCGACCTCACCGACGAGGGCATCCGGCGGGCCCGCGAGGCGCTCCAGAACTACTGCATCATCGAGCGGTTCCTCCTCGAGGTGCTGGAGGTCGAGGAGTTCCGCGAGGAGGCCAAGCAACTGGAGGGCGTCATCGACGAGACAGTCGCCGAGCGACTGGACACCATCATCGACCGCGAGCCCCAGTGTCCCGACTGCTTCGACGCCGAGGGCGACGTCTGTGGCCTGCTCGAACCGGAACTGGAAGCGTCGGACTGA
- a CDS encoding aldo/keto reductase, with translation MDYVRLGTTGLEVSPICLGTWRFGEVSSGVTETDRREAHELLDTFAERGGNFVDTANGYGEGRSEQWIGEWLADRDREDFVIASKCYWSDVSRFQENLSRKNVRAEVEGSLEKLDTDYLDVLYLHRFDDETPIERTLRTIDDLVSEGKVNYVGISTCDAWKLTKGLWQADVNNYEAFTVTQPQYSAVHREPVEDYLEVCADQDLAVCPYSPLHGGLLTGKYERTDEGDVEAPDGSRGDLDEHFEDWYLSEDAWDVVEEVEAVAEEADATPAQVALRWLMDEDRFTCVPIVGARTVDQLEENLDAVDVALSDDQRARIDEAGAVGD, from the coding sequence ATGGACTACGTCCGACTCGGGACGACCGGTCTGGAGGTATCGCCCATCTGTCTGGGGACCTGGCGCTTCGGCGAAGTCTCCAGCGGCGTGACCGAGACCGACCGCAGGGAGGCCCACGAGCTGCTGGATACTTTCGCCGAGCGCGGCGGCAACTTCGTCGACACGGCCAACGGCTACGGCGAGGGCCGCAGCGAGCAGTGGATCGGCGAGTGGCTCGCGGACAGGGACCGCGAGGACTTCGTGATCGCCTCGAAGTGCTACTGGTCGGACGTCTCCCGCTTTCAGGAGAACCTCTCGCGGAAGAACGTCCGCGCGGAGGTCGAGGGATCGCTGGAGAAGCTGGACACTGATTACCTCGACGTCCTGTACCTGCACCGCTTCGACGACGAGACGCCCATCGAGCGGACGTTGCGGACGATCGACGACCTCGTCTCCGAGGGCAAGGTCAACTACGTGGGCATCTCGACCTGCGACGCCTGGAAGCTCACCAAGGGCCTCTGGCAGGCCGACGTGAACAACTACGAGGCCTTCACCGTCACCCAGCCCCAGTACTCGGCGGTCCACCGGGAGCCAGTCGAGGACTACCTCGAGGTCTGCGCCGATCAGGACCTCGCGGTCTGTCCGTACTCGCCGCTGCACGGCGGCCTGTTGACCGGCAAGTACGAGCGCACCGACGAGGGCGACGTCGAGGCGCCCGACGGCTCCCGCGGCGACCTCGACGAGCACTTCGAGGACTGGTACCTCTCGGAAGACGCCTGGGACGTCGTCGAGGAGGTCGAGGCCGTCGCCGAGGAGGCCGACGCCACGCCCGCGCAGGTCGCGCTCCGCTGGCTGATGGACGAGGACCGCTTCACCTGCGTGCCCATCGTCGGCGCCCGCACGGTCGACCAGCTCGAGGAGAACCTCGACGCCGTCGACGTCGCCCTCTCCGACGACCAGCGGGCGCGGATCGACGAGGCGGGCGCGGTCGGAGACTGA
- a CDS encoding ABC transporter substrate-binding protein, giving the protein MTRKYSRREFASLLGGLGASAAVAGVAAPAAAQTRGLRYRTVVDPEPSDVEFNPYVFDGGASPKARDAVYDRFARYDHASGEFVLSGLSDWSVDGDAITLTVREGLTWHDGESVTAADLATKLRLDALDDRGLGPWIDGVSTVDDRTVEAALEEALNPRLVKHRLADRRIDTPRSTYEEFVDGPVEDLRSLSLGRNDVVGCGPFETVPDQHDEGAVLTRRFEDHPDADDVAVEHYDLLARTYVADTLAAVDHGIVDGGVEAFATRETVESMDDVVEARYPRKWGYGLVPNHDHEHAGRRAVRRAIMLVVEREAVASSVAERVNRPVPIPTALPIDDQERWLGDAIDDYDTYGVAESRTERAAELLREAGYAREGETWVDTDGDPIALPITAPNGWTDWTNASEEIAEQLAAFGFESSVDVRPQDDLLGTVWPEGEFVLTAGAWLPDGDSAAFPYDPFEHQFTESLFGYRYGYPGAADSVGGGDGTVTVPARDGDGELEVTPSSIADRLVRATDPGTAGEIVRRGAWVANQDLPMLPVLEAHQQVFFDDDRLELPPAGDGAYQVRYPGSWLVRTGRLRVTEPTAVPPVVDGTFPTDPDDDGVFEDVNGNGEVDYADVVTLFNSVDDDLVQDRPEPLDLSGNGEIDYADVVELFKEV; this is encoded by the coding sequence GTGACGCGAAAGTACAGCCGGCGGGAGTTCGCGTCGCTGCTCGGCGGCCTGGGAGCCTCGGCCGCTGTCGCGGGCGTCGCGGCGCCGGCGGCGGCCCAGACGCGCGGGCTGCGATACCGGACCGTCGTCGACCCGGAGCCGTCGGACGTCGAGTTCAACCCGTACGTCTTCGACGGGGGAGCCTCCCCCAAAGCGCGAGACGCCGTCTACGACCGGTTCGCCCGGTACGATCACGCGAGCGGCGAGTTCGTCCTATCGGGGCTCTCGGATTGGAGCGTCGACGGCGACGCGATCACGCTGACAGTCCGCGAGGGGCTCACGTGGCACGACGGCGAGTCCGTCACCGCCGCCGATCTGGCGACGAAGCTCCGACTCGACGCGCTGGACGACAGGGGTCTCGGCCCGTGGATCGACGGCGTCTCGACCGTCGACGACCGCACGGTCGAGGCGGCTCTCGAGGAAGCGCTCAATCCGCGACTCGTCAAACACAGGCTCGCCGACAGACGCATCGACACGCCGCGGTCGACCTACGAGGAGTTCGTCGACGGCCCGGTCGAGGACCTCCGGTCGCTCTCGCTGGGTCGGAACGACGTCGTGGGCTGTGGCCCCTTCGAGACGGTGCCCGACCAGCACGACGAGGGCGCCGTGCTGACCCGGCGCTTCGAGGACCATCCGGACGCCGACGACGTCGCAGTCGAGCACTACGACCTCCTGGCGCGGACGTACGTCGCGGACACGCTGGCAGCCGTCGACCACGGCATCGTCGACGGCGGCGTGGAGGCGTTCGCGACCCGCGAGACGGTCGAATCGATGGACGACGTCGTCGAGGCCCGGTATCCGCGGAAGTGGGGCTACGGGCTCGTCCCGAACCACGACCACGAACACGCCGGTCGACGAGCGGTCAGACGGGCGATCATGCTCGTCGTCGAACGCGAGGCCGTCGCCTCGTCGGTCGCGGAGCGGGTGAACAGGCCGGTTCCGATCCCCACGGCGCTCCCGATCGACGATCAGGAACGGTGGCTCGGCGACGCGATCGACGACTACGACACCTACGGCGTCGCCGAGTCGCGGACGGAACGGGCCGCCGAACTCCTTCGCGAGGCCGGCTACGCCCGCGAGGGCGAGACGTGGGTCGACACCGACGGCGACCCGATCGCGCTCCCGATCACGGCGCCGAACGGCTGGACGGACTGGACGAACGCGAGCGAGGAGATCGCCGAACAGCTCGCGGCCTTTGGCTTCGAGTCCTCGGTCGACGTCCGGCCGCAGGACGATCTGCTGGGGACCGTCTGGCCGGAGGGCGAGTTCGTCCTCACGGCCGGCGCCTGGCTCCCGGACGGCGACAGCGCGGCCTTCCCGTACGACCCGTTCGAGCACCAGTTCACCGAGAGCCTCTTCGGCTACCGGTACGGCTACCCGGGCGCTGCCGACAGCGTCGGCGGCGGCGACGGAACGGTCACGGTGCCCGCGCGGGACGGCGACGGCGAACTCGAAGTCACGCCGTCGTCGATCGCCGATCGGCTCGTCCGTGCGACCGATCCCGGGACCGCCGGGGAGATCGTCCGCCGCGGCGCGTGGGTGGCGAACCAGGACCTGCCGATGCTGCCGGTGCTGGAGGCCCACCAGCAGGTGTTCTTCGACGACGATCGGCTGGAGCTCCCGCCCGCCGGCGACGGGGCGTACCAGGTCCGGTATCCGGGCTCGTGGCTCGTCAGGACCGGCCGACTGCGGGTGACCGAACCAACCGCCGTCCCGCCCGTGGTCGACGGGACGTTCCCGACTGATCCCGACGACGACGGCGTCTTCGAGGACGTCAACGGCAACGGCGAGGTCGACTACGCCGACGTCGTGACGCTGTTCAACAGCGTCGACGACGACCTGGTCCAGGACCGCCCGGAACCGCTCGACCTCAGCGGCAACGGCGAGATCGACTACGCCGATGTCGTCGAACTGTTCAAAGAGGTCTGA
- a CDS encoding HNH endonuclease, producing the protein MDCPTCGKSLSTERGMRQHHTKVHGDPLPNRTCEGCGTEFYDEKARQKYCDDCDPNAGEHNGNWKDAKETAECQRCGSEFEYYPSDKDGVYCPECVEAADDFLGEHYRDVHDIESEQRECEHCGDTFSILPCNIRAGGGRFCSHDCLSAGLSEEWGDGTAVYNGDWYPVKRQVLARDNHQCQYCGKEKEDIGREPDVHHITPVREFDDPQEAHTLDNLVALCPKCHSNAEWGNIPDSDIRPRDAEKSRNQ; encoded by the coding sequence ATGGACTGTCCGACGTGCGGGAAATCCCTGTCGACGGAGCGGGGCATGCGCCAACATCATACCAAGGTCCACGGCGACCCGCTTCCGAACCGGACCTGCGAGGGCTGTGGAACCGAGTTCTACGACGAGAAAGCCCGCCAGAAGTACTGTGACGACTGCGACCCCAACGCCGGCGAACACAACGGGAACTGGAAAGACGCGAAGGAGACGGCGGAGTGTCAGCGGTGTGGGAGTGAGTTCGAGTACTATCCGTCAGACAAGGATGGTGTATACTGTCCGGAGTGCGTCGAAGCGGCTGACGATTTTCTCGGCGAGCACTATCGAGACGTCCACGACATCGAATCCGAACAGAGGGAGTGCGAACACTGCGGGGACACGTTCTCCATCCTGCCGTGCAATATTCGCGCTGGAGGTGGCAGATTCTGTAGCCATGACTGTCTATCCGCTGGGCTCTCTGAGGAATGGGGAGACGGTACTGCGGTCTATAACGGTGATTGGTACCCAGTGAAGCGGCAGGTACTTGCCCGGGACAATCACCAGTGCCAGTACTGCGGGAAAGAGAAGGAAGACATCGGACGAGAACCGGACGTCCACCACATCACACCGGTTCGCGAGTTTGACGACCCTCAAGAGGCACACACATTGGATAATCTGGTAGCGCTCTGTCCGAAGTGCCACAGTAACGCAGAGTGGGGAAACATACCGGATTCCGATATCAGGCCAAGGGATGCAGAGAAGTCCCGAAACCAATAA